The Prunus persica cultivar Lovell chromosome G8, Prunus_persica_NCBIv2, whole genome shotgun sequence genome includes a region encoding these proteins:
- the LOC109946308 gene encoding BAHD acyltransferase At5g47980-like has product MAQIKVEIIERQTVKPSSPTPHHLRNYKLSHFDQTALQIYIPLLLFYSNAPADATTNNVMATNERYQHLMQSLTKTLTHFYPLAGRIKGHAVIECNDDGAELVKARVKCSLSEILEHPDTKMLRRFLPIESESRESVTGPLLLVQVNSFECGGMAIGVSISHKFADTDTLSTFINCWTATIHDQSNKLMFPKFGAASLFSELYLPHPEPPPFQPTEATKEKWMTRRFVFDASKIAALQSKVASSVVPKPTRVEAISAVIWKCQNEASSKSSSSNMLGTRTSLLRPSFFSHAMNMRKLAVPPLPENLVGNLVDVSTARYPHSGQSTSVIDLKDVVAKIRGALVEVKERCATEVIFDSSKAWEKQKECINLMKNDNIDKYVCSSWCRFPFYEADFGWGKPSWVTYVSVAVNNITVLMDTRDGNGIEAWVNLSPEKMALFESNEELLAYASLNPRVPY; this is encoded by the coding sequence ATGGCACAAATCAAGGTTGAAATTATCGAGAGGCAAACAGTTAAACCATCCTCCCCAACTCCTCATCACCTTAGAAATTACAAGCTCTCTCATTTTGATCAGACGGCTCTTCAAATCTACATCCCACTCCTCCTCTTCTATTCCAATGCTCCTGCTGATGCTACTACTAACAATGTCATGGCCACCAATGAAAGATATCAGCATCTAATGCAATCCTTAACTAAAACTCTCACTCACTTCTACCCTTTAGCAGGAAGGATTAAAGGTCACGCCGTGATCGAATGTAACGATGATGGAGCTGAACTTGTGAAAGCCCGAGTCAAGTGCTCCTTATCGGAGATTTTGGAACACCCAGATACCAAGATGTTAAGACGATTCCTTCCTATTGAATCCGAGTCCAGAGAATCGGTCACAGGCCCATTGCTTCTTGTTCAAGTCAACTCGTTCGAGTGTGGAGGAATGGCAATTGGGGTTAGCATTTCGCATAAGTTTGCTGATACCGACACACTGAGCACATTCATCAATTGTTGGACTGCAACTATCCATGATCAGTCAAATAAGTTAATGTTTCCCAAATTTGGTGCAGCGTCTCTGTTTTCAGAACTATATTTGCCTCACCCAGAGCCACCGCCATTCCAACCCACGGAAGCCACtaaagaaaaatggatgacAAGGAGGTTTGTGTTTGATGCCTCAAAGATTGCTGCTCTCCAGTCGAAAGTTGCAAGTTCAGTTGTGCCCAAACCAACAAGAGTAGAAGCAATTTCCGCAGTCATTTGGAAATGCCAAAATGAAGCATCATctaaatcatcatcatcaaacatGTTGGGGACCCGGACTAGTCTACTAAGGCCATCATTCTTCTCTCACGCTATGAACATGCGTAAACTCGCTGTGCCGCCCTTGCCAGAAAACTTGGTTGGGAATCTAGTGGATGTTTCAACAGCACGCTACCCTCACTCTGGACAGAGTACTAGTGTGATAGATTTGAAGGACGTGGTTGCAAAAATCAGGGGAGCGCTTGTAGAAGTAAAAGAGCGTTGTGCTACAGAAGTGATATTCGATTCCAGCAAAGCATGGGAAAAACAGAAAGAGTGCATCAACCTGATGAAAAATGATAACATAGACAAGTATGTCTGCTCAAGCTGGTGTCGGTTTCCATTTTATGAAGCCGATTTTGGTTGGGGAAAGCCATCATGGGTGACCTACGTTTCTGTTGCAGTTAACAATATAACTGTTCTCATGGACACAAGAGATGGCAATGGAATAGAAGCGTGGGTGAATCTGAGCCCAGAAAAGATGGCCTTATTTGAAAGCAACGAGGAACTGCTTGCATATGCTTCTCTGAATCCTAGGGTTCCCTACTGA